From a region of the Candidatus Hydrogenedentota bacterium genome:
- a CDS encoding NYN domain-containing protein, whose translation MTRTADTKNMALFCDFENIALGVRDANYAQFDIDKVLERLLLKGNIVVKKAYCDWARYKESKAVMHEASFELIEIPHVRQSGKNSADIRMVVDALDLCYTKAHVDTFVIISGDSDFSPLVSKLRENNKTVIGVGVRNSTSDLLIANCDEFISYDDLVRPPRPAAKTGSGHAGRKPARGTKGKASYPVEDKKQAAWQLILETYEALLEERGEEERIWGSMVKQALKRRKPGFSEAQYGFRSFGQLLEEAEAQGILQLERDEKSGGFIIKGS comes from the coding sequence ATGACACGCACGGCCGACACGAAGAACATGGCCCTCTTCTGCGATTTCGAGAACATCGCGCTGGGGGTGCGGGACGCGAATTACGCCCAGTTCGACATCGACAAGGTGCTCGAACGGCTCCTGCTCAAAGGAAACATCGTTGTGAAGAAGGCCTACTGCGACTGGGCCCGCTATAAGGAGTCCAAGGCAGTGATGCACGAGGCATCCTTCGAGTTGATCGAGATCCCGCACGTCCGCCAGTCGGGCAAGAACTCCGCGGATATCCGCATGGTTGTGGACGCCCTGGACCTCTGCTACACCAAGGCACACGTGGACACCTTCGTCATCATCAGCGGCGACTCGGATTTCTCCCCTCTTGTCAGCAAGCTCCGCGAAAACAACAAGACCGTTATCGGGGTCGGCGTGCGGAATTCGACGTCCGACTTGCTGATCGCGAATTGCGACGAGTTCATTTCCTACGACGACCTTGTCCGCCCGCCCCGCCCCGCCGCCAAAACGGGGAGCGGGCACGCCGGCCGCAAGCCGGCGCGCGGGACGAAAGGCAAGGCCTCCTACCCCGTCGAGGACAAGAAGCAAGCGGCCTGGCAACTCATTCTGGAGACCTACGAGGCCCTGCTGGAGGAGCGAGGCGAGGAAGAGCGCATCTGGGGGTCCATGGTCAAACAAGCCCTGAAACGGCGCAAGCCGGGCTTCAGTGAGGCCCAGTACGGCTTCCGGTCATTCGGCCAATTGCTCGAAGAGGCTGAAGCGCAGGGTATCTTGCAGCTGGAACGCGACGAGAAGTCGGGCGGCTTCATTATCAAGGGATCATAG
- a CDS encoding zinc ribbon domain-containing protein has protein sequence MPTYSYQCAACRKRFSKTMTISEHDKARPKCPKCGSRKVQQRIVPFGAVTSKKS, from the coding sequence ATGCCAACCTACTCGTACCAATGCGCCGCATGCCGGAAACGTTTCTCGAAGACGATGACCATTTCCGAACACGATAAGGCGCGGCCGAAGTGCCCGAAGTGCGGCAGCCGGAAGGTGCAACAGCGGATCGTTCCGTTCGGCGCGGTCACGTCCAAGAAGAGCTGA